From one Burkholderia latens genomic stretch:
- a CDS encoding NADPH-dependent FMN reductase: MSYRVAVVVGSLRRGSWNRALAHAVISLAPADFSFEFVEIGELPLYSQDYDADFPEVAKRFKQSIEAADALLFVTPEYNRSIPGVLKNALDWGSRPWGHNSWSGKPGAVLGTSPGAVGTALAQQHLRNVLAYLDVKTLGQPEMFIKHDPARIDDQGQIVSEDTRKFLQGFVDRYVDWVRVLKSV, translated from the coding sequence ATGTCCTATCGTGTTGCGGTCGTCGTCGGCAGCCTGCGTCGCGGTTCGTGGAACCGCGCGCTCGCGCATGCCGTAATCTCGCTCGCCCCAGCCGATTTCTCGTTCGAATTCGTCGAGATCGGCGAACTGCCGCTGTATAGCCAGGACTACGACGCGGACTTTCCGGAAGTCGCGAAACGCTTCAAGCAGTCGATCGAAGCAGCCGACGCGCTGCTGTTCGTCACGCCGGAGTACAACCGCTCGATTCCGGGTGTACTGAAGAATGCGCTCGACTGGGGGTCGCGCCCGTGGGGCCACAACTCGTGGTCGGGCAAGCCAGGCGCTGTGCTCGGCACGTCACCAGGCGCGGTCGGCACCGCGCTTGCGCAGCAGCATCTGCGCAACGTGCTCGCGTATCTCGACGTGAAGACGCTCGGTCAGCCGGAAATGTTCATCAAGCACGACCCGGCGCGCATCGACGACCAGGGCCAGATCGTCAGCGAAGATACGCGGAAATTCCTGCAGGGCTT